A DNA window from Ornithobacterium rhinotracheale DSM 15997 contains the following coding sequences:
- a CDS encoding SusC/RagA family TonB-linked outer membrane protein: protein MKKILMSAMVCFLSIGGYNSYVYAQQKPLNYEVTVSTPMPELLKALAQKSGEPIEFNEQDLEDIYVSPLDFKGMTVLQALSQLTSNYPIEVVNENGKILVLRDFTRNDLLGLDNKVDLKSVVVTALGIKREEKALSYNTQTINQDEVNTVKSSNFVNSLNGKVAGVTINQGSAGMGSAAKVVMRGAKSIDKSNNALYVVDGVPMLTMIGKQGEGQFASNGSTESTADINPDDIESITVLTGASAAALYGSAAANGAILITTKKGKEGRFSVSISSSTQFSEPLMLPKFQNKYGNDGQVHSWGALLPESYSKYNPKDFFQTPYSYINSFSVSGGTGRNQSYLSAASTNTQGLVPNNKYNRYNFNFRNTTQFLNDKLNIDLAGNYILQDSRNMINQGEYMNPLVSAYLMPRGYTMEKAKVYEQFNPTRKIYEQVWGDFKGTDGLFGGTFSGDYTMQNPYWTAYRNLRDSRRERNILNLGISYEFMKWSNSEKWDISARVKTDNTHYKDTDKRFASTLSTLDMSKNGFFGLSQGVERQNYADVLTNFTKNFTTGLGKMSLMANIGASIQDTRVDGSFYSGPLRVNGIANVFNTFNIDQGADKTKPGQVGWKEQTQSVFGSLELGFRNCLYLTLTGRNDWASQLANSSQSSFFYPSVGLSGIITEMLNPETKAALKPVISYFKVRAAYSSVGSPFSRWLTMPTYEFNEDSKTWKNVAYFPIGDLKPERTNSYEVGISSKWINRKVSLDATYYIADTENQTIKAAISPSTGYDAMFLQTGKVRNSGVELGLGLDLDFSSNVSLNSYFTMSYNKNEILELLEDYTNPVTGQKESRDFLDKFSFGPLVYRLTTGGTLGDIYSQADFRRDGDGNIFVDSGGNLATENFTNGQLKKLGSVLPKYNLGWRNDLKINNFTIGAVLNGRIGGVVVSMTEAALDHYGVSQRSAEARDRGGVEVNGVKMSARNYYEVLGKARLPQYYTYSATNFRLQEAYISYHVPKKMINNFVDLTVSITGNNLFMIYCKAPFDPESISTTGNYTQGLDYFMLPTLRSIGLSLKAKF, encoded by the coding sequence ATGAAAAAAATTCTAATGAGCGCTATGGTTTGCTTCTTAAGCATTGGAGGATACAACTCCTATGTTTATGCGCAACAAAAGCCCTTAAACTATGAGGTTACGGTTTCTACTCCAATGCCGGAGCTACTAAAAGCTTTAGCTCAAAAATCTGGAGAACCAATTGAATTTAACGAGCAAGATCTAGAAGACATATATGTCTCTCCGTTAGATTTCAAGGGAATGACTGTGCTGCAAGCACTTTCGCAATTGACATCTAACTACCCTATTGAGGTAGTGAATGAAAATGGGAAAATTCTTGTCCTTAGAGACTTCACGCGCAACGATCTTTTAGGACTGGACAACAAAGTTGATTTGAAATCTGTGGTAGTAACTGCTTTAGGTATTAAACGCGAGGAAAAAGCTTTGAGTTACAACACTCAAACCATTAATCAAGATGAAGTAAATACCGTAAAAAGCTCAAACTTTGTAAATAGCTTAAATGGTAAAGTTGCTGGAGTAACGATCAACCAAGGCTCTGCAGGTATGGGGAGTGCTGCCAAAGTGGTGATGCGTGGTGCTAAATCAATCGACAAGAGTAACAATGCCTTATATGTTGTAGATGGAGTGCCAATGCTTACAATGATTGGAAAACAAGGCGAAGGACAATTTGCTTCGAATGGTTCTACAGAAAGTACAGCAGACATCAATCCCGACGATATCGAAAGTATTACTGTTCTTACTGGGGCTTCGGCAGCGGCTCTTTATGGATCGGCTGCTGCCAATGGGGCAATTCTCATCACTACTAAAAAAGGAAAAGAAGGAAGATTTAGTGTAAGTATTTCATCTTCTACTCAATTTTCTGAACCTTTGATGTTGCCTAAGTTTCAAAATAAATATGGAAATGATGGGCAAGTTCATTCTTGGGGGGCTCTTCTGCCTGAAAGTTATTCGAAATACAATCCTAAAGATTTCTTCCAAACACCTTATTCGTACATAAACTCATTCTCGGTTTCTGGCGGAACAGGAAGAAATCAATCTTATTTATCTGCTGCTAGCACCAATACTCAGGGTCTTGTTCCTAATAATAAGTATAATAGATACAACTTCAATTTTAGAAACACCACTCAATTCTTAAATGATAAGTTGAATATTGATCTTGCAGGAAATTATATTTTACAAGATAGCCGAAATATGATTAACCAAGGGGAATATATGAACCCGCTTGTAAGCGCTTATTTGATGCCGCGTGGATACACTATGGAAAAAGCTAAAGTGTATGAACAATTTAACCCAACTAGAAAAATCTACGAACAAGTTTGGGGAGATTTTAAAGGTACTGATGGCTTGTTTGGAGGAACATTTAGTGGTGATTATACTATGCAAAACCCTTACTGGACTGCCTACAGAAACTTGAGAGATAGTCGCCGTGAAAGAAATATTTTGAATTTGGGTATTTCTTATGAATTTATGAAATGGTCTAATTCTGAAAAATGGGATATTTCTGCTCGAGTAAAAACAGATAATACACATTATAAAGATACTGATAAAAGATTTGCCTCTACTCTATCTACTCTTGATATGAGCAAAAATGGTTTCTTCGGGTTATCACAAGGTGTGGAAAGACAAAATTATGCAGATGTATTGACTAATTTCACTAAAAACTTTACGACTGGTTTAGGCAAAATGTCATTGATGGCAAACATCGGAGCCTCTATCCAAGATACAAGAGTAGACGGCAGTTTCTATAGCGGTCCGCTTCGTGTAAATGGTATTGCGAATGTATTCAACACATTCAATATTGATCAAGGTGCTGATAAAACAAAACCTGGACAAGTGGGATGGAAAGAACAAACGCAATCGGTTTTTGGAAGTTTGGAGTTAGGTTTTAGAAATTGCCTATACTTAACTTTGACTGGAAGAAATGACTGGGCTTCTCAATTAGCTAATTCATCTCAAAGCTCTTTCTTCTATCCATCAGTTGGTCTTTCTGGAATCATTACAGAAATGCTTAATCCAGAAACAAAAGCTGCATTAAAGCCTGTAATTTCTTATTTTAAAGTTCGTGCCGCATACAGCTCGGTGGGTTCTCCATTTAGCAGATGGCTTACAATGCCTACCTATGAGTTTAATGAAGATTCTAAAACTTGGAAAAATGTGGCATATTTCCCAATCGGAGATTTAAAACCTGAAAGAACTAATTCTTACGAAGTGGGTATTTCATCTAAATGGATTAATCGAAAAGTTAGTTTAGACGCCACTTACTATATCGCAGACACAGAAAACCAAACTATAAAAGCTGCAATTTCACCATCTACTGGTTATGATGCCATGTTTTTGCAAACTGGTAAAGTAAGAAACAGTGGGGTCGAATTAGGCTTAGGACTCGACTTAGATTTCTCTAGCAATGTTTCGCTTAATAGCTACTTCACTATGAGCTATAACAAAAACGAAATCTTAGAGCTTTTGGAAGATTACACCAACCCTGTAACTGGTCAAAAGGAAAGTAGAGATTTCCTAGATAAATTCTCTTTTGGACCACTCGTTTATCGTTTAACAACGGGAGGAACTCTGGGAGATATTTACTCTCAAGCTGATTTCAGAAGAGACGGAGATGGAAATATTTTTGTAGATTCTGGAGGAAATTTAGCTACAGAAAACTTTACCAACGGACAATTGAAAAAATTAGGTAGCGTATTGCCTAAATATAACTTAGGATGGAGAAACGACTTAAAAATAAATAACTTTACAATCGGAGCAGTACTTAATGGTAGAATTGGCGGCGTAGTAGTTTCTATGACAGAGGCTGCATTAGACCACTATGGTGTTTCTCAGAGATCAGCTGAAGCCAGAGATCGTGGAGGCGTTGAAGTAAACGGAGTTAAGATGAGTGCTCGTAATTATTACGAAGTTTTAGGAAAGGCTAGATTACCGCAATATTACACCTACTCTGCTACAAACTTTAGACTCCAAGAGGCTTACATATCTTATCATGTGCCTAAGAAAATGATCAACAACTTTGTGGACTTAACAGTTTCCATTACTGGAAATAACCTATTTATGATTTATTGCAAAGCTCCATTTGATCCTGAATCTATCTCAACCACAGGAAACTACACCCAAGGTTTAGATTACTTTATGTTACCAACTTTAAGAAGCATAGGTCTTAGTCTCAAGGCTAAATTTTAA
- a CDS encoding histidine phosphatase family protein, with the protein MIEIYLIRHAETEYNRINNKIGGRSSHLHINETGKQQAQSLKQRISESQIIFDKMFCSTSVRAKETISFIANTPDNIIYSDKLEELSQGDWEGLPRNQIYTKERLDEINANNYTFKAPNGESQEEVERRMYKFIKEQIILKHKEGKFLVLTHGMSIKCFLRKILDFNPAITYKITIDNTGVTKLVHSQEKGWEISYINRHQDL; encoded by the coding sequence ATGATAGAAATATACCTAATAAGACACGCAGAAACTGAATACAACCGTATTAATAATAAAATTGGAGGACGCTCAAGCCATTTACATATCAACGAAACAGGTAAACAGCAAGCTCAAAGCTTAAAACAAAGAATTTCGGAAAGTCAAATAATCTTTGATAAAATGTTTTGTTCCACCTCTGTGAGGGCAAAAGAGACTATATCTTTTATTGCCAACACTCCAGATAATATTATTTATTCGGATAAATTAGAGGAACTTTCTCAAGGGGATTGGGAAGGACTTCCAAGAAATCAGATATACACAAAAGAAAGACTAGATGAAATTAATGCTAATAATTATACATTTAAGGCTCCAAACGGAGAATCACAAGAGGAAGTGGAGCGTAGAATGTATAAATTTATAAAAGAACAAATAATATTAAAACACAAAGAAGGAAAATTTCTAGTCCTTACACATGGAATGAGCATAAAATGTTTCTTACGAAAAATTTTAGATTTCAATCCTGCAATCACATACAAAATCACTATTGATAACACTGGCGTTACAAAGCTTGTACATTCACAAGAAAAAGGTTGGGAAATTTCTTATATAAACAGGCACCAAGATTTGTAA
- a CDS encoding polyribonucleotide nucleotidyltransferase, with the protein MNNYQEFTEEIRLKDGRSITLSTGKLAKQADGAVVVKMGGTMLLATVVGAKEAKDGVDFMPLTVEYREKFSAAGKIPGGFIKREGRPTDDEILTMRLVDRVMRPLFPKDYHAEVQVIISVMSYDGTVIPDSLAGLAASTAMALTDIPFKSLISEVRVVRVDGELLINPDLETLKKADLDIMVGASKDSVVMVEGEMNEISEKEMVEAIKFAHEAIKEQIEAQERLAEKVGKSFPKREYCHEVNDEALEQRIHDELYQKLYDVAKEPSDKHERSEKFDAVLAEFKAQFSEEELEEKEALIDKYFGDTKKEAVRQMILNENVRLDGRNPKEIRPIWCEVDYLPATHGSSIFTRGETQSLSTVTLGSSLDVDRIDSIVEEYDKKFYLHYNFPPFSTGEARPIRGTSRREVGHGNLAERALKKMIPADNPYTIRLVSEILESNGSSSMATVCAGTLALMDAGIKIKKPVSGIAMGLITDTESGKWTVLSDILGDEDHLGDMDFKVTGTRDGITACQMDIKIAGLSYEILEKALMQAHEGRMHILDKILETIPEPNENYKPTAPKIVTLRIKGDFIGAVIGPGGKVIQELQAETGTTISIEEDGDFGVVEISGVDQNGMDAAVQRIKDITFEPEIGGVYKGTVVSIKPFGAFVQIKKGVEGLVHISELEWSRVNDVEDVVKVGDEIEVKYLENDKKTGKMRLSRKVLLPKPEKKD; encoded by the coding sequence ATGAATAATTATCAAGAATTTACAGAAGAAATCCGTCTAAAAGACGGGCGTTCCATTACCCTTTCCACCGGAAAACTTGCTAAGCAAGCCGATGGCGCAGTGGTAGTGAAGATGGGTGGCACCATGCTCCTTGCTACCGTAGTAGGAGCGAAAGAGGCTAAAGATGGCGTAGACTTTATGCCGCTTACCGTAGAATACCGCGAAAAATTCTCTGCCGCAGGGAAAATCCCTGGAGGTTTTATCAAAAGAGAAGGTCGCCCTACGGATGATGAAATCTTAACAATGCGATTGGTTGACCGCGTGATGAGACCTTTGTTCCCAAAAGATTATCACGCAGAAGTCCAAGTAATCATAAGCGTTATGTCTTACGACGGAACTGTGATCCCAGACTCTTTGGCTGGTCTTGCAGCATCTACCGCAATGGCATTAACCGATATTCCTTTCAAAAGCTTAATTTCTGAAGTGCGTGTAGTGCGCGTGGACGGAGAATTACTCATCAACCCAGACCTAGAAACATTGAAGAAAGCAGACCTAGATATTATGGTAGGAGCTTCTAAAGATTCTGTGGTAATGGTGGAAGGTGAGATGAACGAAATCTCTGAAAAAGAAATGGTAGAAGCCATTAAATTTGCTCACGAAGCTATCAAAGAGCAAATCGAGGCACAAGAAAGATTGGCTGAAAAAGTAGGAAAATCTTTCCCAAAAAGAGAATACTGCCACGAAGTGAATGATGAAGCATTGGAGCAAAGAATCCATGATGAGCTTTATCAAAAATTATATGATGTGGCTAAAGAGCCAAGCGATAAGCACGAGCGTTCTGAGAAGTTTGATGCTGTTTTGGCTGAGTTCAAAGCTCAATTTAGCGAAGAAGAATTAGAAGAAAAAGAAGCCTTAATCGATAAATATTTTGGAGACACCAAAAAAGAGGCAGTTCGCCAAATGATTTTAAACGAAAATGTTCGTTTAGATGGTAGAAATCCAAAAGAAATTCGCCCAATCTGGTGCGAGGTAGATTATTTGCCAGCAACACACGGGTCTTCAATCTTTACCCGTGGGGAAACTCAATCATTAAGTACCGTAACCCTTGGTTCGTCACTTGATGTAGATAGAATCGATAGCATTGTAGAAGAATACGACAAAAAATTCTATTTACACTACAATTTCCCACCATTCTCAACTGGTGAAGCTCGCCCAATTAGAGGAACTTCTCGCCGCGAAGTAGGTCACGGAAACTTAGCTGAGCGTGCATTGAAAAAAATGATTCCAGCCGATAATCCATACACTATTCGTTTAGTTTCTGAAATTTTAGAATCAAATGGTTCTTCGTCTATGGCAACTGTGTGTGCAGGAACTTTAGCTTTAATGGATGCCGGTATCAAAATCAAAAAACCAGTTTCTGGTATCGCCATGGGACTTATCACCGATACAGAATCTGGAAAATGGACTGTGCTTTCAGACATCTTAGGAGACGAAGACCACCTAGGAGATATGGACTTTAAAGTAACCGGTACTCGCGACGGTATCACTGCTTGCCAAATGGATATCAAAATCGCAGGACTTAGCTACGAAATCCTAGAAAAAGCCTTGATGCAAGCACACGAAGGTAGAATGCACATCTTGGATAAAATCTTAGAAACTATTCCTGAACCAAACGAAAATTACAAACCAACGGCTCCAAAAATTGTTACTTTAAGAATTAAAGGAGACTTCATCGGTGCAGTTATTGGACCTGGTGGAAAAGTAATCCAAGAGCTTCAAGCAGAAACAGGCACTACCATTTCAATTGAAGAAGATGGCGATTTCGGAGTTGTGGAAATTTCGGGTGTAGACCAAAACGGAATGGATGCCGCTGTTCAAAGAATCAAAGACATTACTTTTGAGCCAGAAATCGGAGGCGTTTATAAAGGAACCGTAGTTTCTATCAAACCTTTTGGTGCATTTGTTCAAATCAAAAAAGGCGTTGAAGGACTAGTTCACATTTCAGAGCTTGAGTGGAGCCGCGTAAACGATGTAGAAGATGTGGTGAAAGTAGGCGACGAAATCGAGGTGAAATATCTTGAAAACGACAAAAAGACTGGTAAAATGAGACTTTCAAGAAAAGTTTTATTGCCTAAACCAGAGAAAAAAGATTAA
- a CDS encoding outer membrane beta-barrel protein translates to MKKFLIVGALAIAGVMSAQTQKGNVVISGKSGLGYENVSIKDVDGSTNKFDFAVGAGYFVADNLSIGAEAEVSSIKASGSDAVNLYSFLPSVSYYFGQTNARPYLKGQVGLAGASASGTTKTGLALGAEAGVAYFFTNNFAANINLGYKNLKIDQVKTNTFNTGVGLAVFF, encoded by the coding sequence ATGAAAAAATTTTTAATCGTAGGGGCTTTAGCCATTGCAGGTGTAATGTCTGCCCAAACGCAAAAAGGTAATGTTGTAATCTCTGGAAAAAGCGGATTAGGCTACGAAAATGTAAGCATTAAAGACGTTGACGGAAGCACAAACAAATTTGACTTTGCAGTAGGTGCTGGTTATTTTGTTGCAGACAACTTATCAATTGGTGCAGAAGCAGAAGTTTCATCAATCAAAGCTTCAGGTTCTGATGCAGTAAACCTTTACTCATTTTTACCTAGCGTGTCTTACTATTTCGGACAAACTAATGCTCGCCCTTACTTGAAAGGACAAGTTGGTTTAGCTGGAGCTAGCGCTTCTGGTACTACTAAAACTGGTTTAGCTTTAGGTGCTGAGGCTGGCGTTGCTTACTTCTTTACTAACAATTTCGCTGCAAACATCAACTTAGGTTATAAAAACTTAAAAATAGACCAAGTTAAAACTAATACTTTTAACACTGGTGTTGGTTTAGCAGTATTCTTCTAA
- the mnmE gene encoding tRNA uridine-5-carboxymethylaminomethyl(34) synthesis GTPase MnmE, with translation MNYEETIIAPATGMQSAAIAVLRISGEKAFEITEKCFQPKNKKRKISEKSHALIFGDIVDNKGNWIDEVLVSVFKNPNSYTGEDTVEISCHGSSFIIQQIIDLYLKNGARMANAGEFTLRAFKNGKLDLAQAEAVADLIASDTQAAHDLAMNQMRGGVSTKLKELRKQLIHFAAMLELELDFTEEDVEFADREEFLLLVKNLQTHIQALIDSFQYGNAIKDGIPIAILGKPNAGKSSLLNSILNEDKAIVSDIEGTTRDSIEDVVIANGIKFRLIDTAGIRETEDTIEALGVERAIANAKKSKLVLFLYDTENTQPEEITKLLQPIKNLGIHLFLIENKIDVRNGFNPEFFNSDEISSLKENFASVKNLGISAKNPVQVSDLMTEIASLVKDWKNTSDTIITHARHKEALEKTLTSLQATQQALEMNIPGDLMAQDVREAIRHLGSITGDIEVDRDILGTIFSEFCIGK, from the coding sequence ATGAACTACGAAGAAACCATCATTGCCCCTGCTACGGGCATGCAATCAGCTGCAATTGCTGTACTTAGAATTTCTGGCGAAAAGGCTTTTGAAATCACCGAAAAATGCTTTCAACCTAAAAATAAAAAAAGAAAGATTTCGGAAAAATCGCACGCCTTGATTTTTGGCGATATAGTAGACAACAAAGGCAATTGGATTGATGAAGTGCTGGTTTCTGTGTTTAAAAATCCAAATTCCTACACGGGCGAGGACACGGTAGAAATCTCGTGCCACGGCTCGTCGTTCATCATTCAGCAAATCATAGATTTATATTTAAAAAATGGCGCACGCATGGCAAATGCGGGCGAATTTACCTTGCGTGCCTTTAAAAACGGAAAATTAGACTTGGCGCAAGCCGAAGCCGTGGCGGATTTAATCGCTTCGGACACGCAAGCGGCACATGATTTAGCGATGAACCAAATGCGTGGTGGCGTTTCGACCAAATTGAAAGAACTGCGCAAACAGCTCATTCACTTTGCTGCGATGCTGGAATTGGAACTGGATTTTACCGAAGAAGATGTGGAATTTGCCGACCGAGAGGAGTTTCTACTTTTGGTTAAAAATCTACAAACGCACATTCAAGCTTTGATAGATTCGTTTCAATACGGAAATGCGATAAAAGACGGAATTCCAATTGCGATTTTGGGTAAGCCGAATGCGGGAAAATCTTCGCTACTCAATAGTATTTTGAACGAAGATAAAGCCATTGTTTCTGATATTGAAGGAACAACACGCGACAGCATAGAGGATGTAGTGATTGCTAATGGGATTAAATTTAGATTAATCGACACGGCGGGCATTCGCGAAACCGAAGACACCATCGAGGCTCTAGGGGTAGAACGCGCCATTGCCAATGCCAAAAAATCGAAATTAGTTCTATTTTTATACGACACCGAAAACACTCAACCTGAAGAAATTACAAAATTACTGCAACCGATTAAAAATTTAGGAATTCACCTATTTTTAATTGAGAATAAAATCGATGTGCGAAATGGATTTAACCCAGAATTCTTTAATTCCGATGAAATTTCATCGCTAAAGGAAAACTTTGCCAGTGTAAAAAATCTTGGAATTTCGGCTAAAAATCCTGTTCAAGTTTCTGATTTAATGACCGAAATCGCTAGTCTTGTAAAAGATTGGAAAAACACTAGCGACACGATTATCACCCATGCGCGTCACAAAGAAGCACTCGAGAAAACTTTGACAAGTCTACAAGCCACGCAACAAGCACTCGAAATGAATATCCCTGGGGATTTGATGGCGCAAGATGTGCGAGAGGCAATTCGCCACTTGGGAAGCATCACGGGCGATATCGAAGTCGATCGTGATATTTTGGGTACTATCTTTAGTGAGTTCTGTATCGGGAAGTAG
- a CDS encoding S9 family peptidase, which produces MNTPNWPNIPFPKAEQKDYVRDIHGERVNDPYFWMNAYFKKTEDSPAVLAHLEQENIYAEEMMADTKNLQDKLFVEMRSRIKEKDESVPTFINGYYYYTRTEEGKQYYKFCRKKASLDTPEEILLDVDEMAEGKAYFNAKGFSISPNNELLAFGVDEVSRRQYKIFIKDLKTGKIYDEGIQNTSGSSVWANDNQTIFYTENNTETLLSEKIKRHQLGTQASEDVCVYHEQDPTNYIGVYKSKNRDYILIYSSATTSSEERFIKASEPFSEFQVFQKRRKDVLYSVVPLEDRFLIMTNDQAENFKLMQCPLDKTTVEHWEEIIPHRSDVLLESVEEFKDFLVITERFNGLTRLVIQNRKTKEEKLVSFDDPTYVVYPSGNEEYNSQELRFVYNSMVTPPSVYDENMVTGERKLLKQQEVLGDFNKDLYTSERLFATAQDGTKIPISVVYKKDTPRNGNTPLLLYGYGSYGYSLDASFSTTRLSLLNRGFVFAIAHVRGGEEMGRAWYENGKLLKKKNTFNDFIDCAKFLIQENYTSPAHLYAEGGSAGGLLMGAIANQAPELWNGIIAQVPFVDVINTMLDETIPLTTNEYDEWGNPNNEEFYHYMKSYSPYENIKAQKYPNMLITTGLHDSQVQYFEPAKWAAKLRDFNQGESKILFKTEMDFGHGGASGRFDYLKETAFEFAFLFKLEGITK; this is translated from the coding sequence ATGAATACTCCCAATTGGCCCAATATTCCTTTTCCTAAGGCTGAACAAAAAGACTATGTGCGCGACATTCACGGAGAGCGTGTAAACGACCCTTATTTCTGGATGAATGCTTATTTCAAAAAAACAGAAGATAGCCCTGCCGTGCTTGCTCATCTAGAACAAGAAAACATCTATGCCGAGGAAATGATGGCAGATACCAAAAATCTGCAAGATAAACTCTTTGTAGAAATGCGTAGCCGAATCAAGGAAAAAGATGAAAGTGTACCAACCTTTATCAATGGCTATTATTACTACACTCGCACCGAGGAGGGCAAACAATATTATAAATTTTGCCGAAAAAAGGCATCGCTTGATACGCCAGAAGAAATTTTGCTAGATGTAGATGAAATGGCAGAAGGCAAAGCTTATTTCAATGCTAAAGGTTTCTCTATCAGTCCAAATAACGAATTATTGGCTTTTGGCGTAGATGAAGTTTCAAGACGACAATATAAAATCTTTATTAAAGATTTAAAAACAGGAAAAATCTACGACGAAGGCATCCAAAACACTTCGGGCTCAAGCGTTTGGGCAAATGATAATCAAACGATTTTTTACACCGAAAATAATACAGAAACACTTTTAAGCGAAAAAATTAAACGCCACCAATTGGGCACACAAGCCAGCGAAGATGTTTGTGTGTATCATGAGCAAGACCCAACCAATTACATCGGAGTTTATAAATCTAAAAATCGTGATTATATCCTAATTTATTCATCGGCTACCACTTCATCGGAGGAGCGATTCATCAAAGCCAGTGAGCCTTTTAGCGAATTTCAAGTTTTCCAAAAACGCCGAAAAGATGTTTTATACAGCGTGGTGCCGCTGGAAGACAGATTTTTAATCATGACTAATGACCAAGCCGAGAATTTTAAGCTTATGCAATGTCCGCTTGATAAAACTACGGTAGAACATTGGGAAGAAATCATTCCGCACCGCAGCGATGTTTTGCTCGAAAGCGTAGAAGAATTTAAAGACTTTTTAGTCATTACTGAAAGGTTTAACGGACTCACGCGTTTAGTCATTCAAAACCGAAAAACCAAGGAAGAAAAACTCGTAAGTTTTGACGATCCCACCTATGTGGTATACCCAAGCGGCAACGAAGAATACAATTCACAAGAGTTGCGATTTGTGTACAATTCTATGGTTACCCCGCCGTCGGTCTACGATGAAAATATGGTAACGGGCGAAAGAAAATTGCTAAAACAGCAAGAAGTTTTAGGCGACTTCAACAAAGATTTATATACATCTGAAAGGCTTTTTGCCACTGCACAAGACGGCACAAAAATTCCGATTTCGGTTGTTTATAAAAAAGATACGCCTCGAAACGGAAACACTCCACTCCTACTCTACGGCTATGGTTCTTACGGCTATTCGCTCGACGCAAGTTTCTCTACCACAAGACTTTCATTATTAAATCGAGGTTTTGTTTTTGCCATTGCCCATGTGCGTGGGGGCGAAGAAATGGGGCGTGCTTGGTACGAAAACGGAAAACTACTTAAAAAGAAAAATACATTCAATGATTTTATAGATTGTGCCAAATTTTTAATCCAAGAAAACTACACTTCGCCAGCACACTTGTATGCCGAGGGTGGAAGTGCGGGCGGACTGCTCATGGGAGCAATTGCTAACCAAGCACCCGAACTCTGGAACGGAATCATTGCACAAGTGCCTTTTGTAGATGTCATCAACACAATGCTCGACGAGACGATTCCGCTCACTACCAACGAGTACGACGAGTGGGGAAATCCGAACAATGAGGAATTTTATCATTACATGAAATCCTACTCCCCTTACGAAAACATCAAGGCACAAAAGTATCCCAACATGCTCATCACCACAGGATTGCACGATAGCCAAGTGCAATATTTTGAGCCTGCAAAATGGGCGGCAAAGCTGAGAGATTTCAACCAAGGAGAAAGTAAAATCTTGTTTAAAACCGAAATGGATTTTGGACACGGGGGTGCATCTGGACGATTTGATTATCTAAAAGAAACCGCTTTTGAATTTGCCTTTTTATTTAAATTAGAAGGAATTACAAAATAA